Genomic segment of Synchiropus splendidus isolate RoL2022-P1 chromosome 4, RoL_Sspl_1.0, whole genome shotgun sequence:
CATTTATTCATAGAGCCAGAACGCAACCTTGGGTTTTTGTGCTGTCACAAACCCAGAAGTTCTCATACCACACCTGTTTGCAGGACAATCCTTTCATTGGGATTTTGAATTCTGGGTCTTGCAGCGTATTTCAGGTGTTGAAGGTTAGTGAATTGTGACCTGGTAAAATTGAGTTAAGTTAGAATCAATGTCCGTTCGTGCTCTCACTAGTGTCCACTGAGAAGCTTTTACTACTCTCATCTAAGAAAGCGACACTCACTGACTAGGGCTAAAGCCAGTCTtaataacaattaaaaaaaataaaaaatttaaaaaacgcTTCTCAGACAAAAAAACCCAGTCCTAAACACGTGACAGACAGTGGAATCCTGTTATGTGTGTGTCAACAAGTTTCCCTCACAATCAAAGCATGAAGATCGAAGAACAGGTAGGTTCGATTTCTTTCATATGAAAATGTATTGAtagttattttttcatttctttacaaATGTTCGCTGCCATAGTCACTTTTCCCCTTTCACATTTAAAACTGCACCTCAACTTTTATTTATctaattttaattaattaatttattattgatttatttttctctcctgAGGTAAAACTTTTCGGGTAATGAACCAAAGTGAGCCCAGATACCCAAAATTACAACGGTGTCTGCTCCTCCCTCGATGGAGTTCAGCTCATTGGCAACGTATCGAACCTTGCTGACTGAGATGGGTCGTATACGTATGGGCAGACCATGGACCTGGTAGAGCATGAAGATGTTGTTTGCAATGTCGGTCGCCATGTACGGTCCGGTCATTGGGCCATTGTGGAAATCAAAATTCACCAGACctaagaagaaaaaaggaaaaaaagaaacacttgttGCAAATTCTGCTTGTACTCAACCCATAATTGCATTTCTCATTATTCTCCACCTGGCAGTTTTTCAACAAGGTATTCATACCACTGTCTGACAGTGGAGTCTCCAAACATGTAGATCTTCTTTCCTTGGAGACATTTACTCATGGCAGCAGGCTTTTGAAAATGCTGAACTCTGGTCCCATCCAGGGCCTGCCACTCTCCACGGTAGTAATATCCAGAATGTCCCAAGTTCTCTACGGTTCTGTTCCTCTCTGAACCTGATGAAGCTGATGAAAGAGAAGCAAACTTCTTAAACATCCATTCCACAATGATCAGTTTGACTGTGGTTACCATTCCTCTGTGGCAGCACGTTCACAAACGCTGGTCCTTCAGAtctcagtttcactttcatgttgaCACCACTGAAAAGGTTCAACCATACAAATGTCACATGCCATTTGacttacaatttttttttcagttttaacaaTATATTTGCTGACTTACAGTGAATATGAAGTAAGCATTAAAATGTGTTGACTCTCGTGCTGTATAAGAATAACTGGCTCTCATGATAGGTTCCTCTTATCTGCAGATGTGGGACATATTTGAAGTCATTTTGTACTTAACTACCATATCAGCACACCAGTTTCTCAGGTCAGTGAAATACATCCCATCAAGGAACCAAGATGTTGGGAAAGACTGACTACTGAACCACGTACCATATCCAGTTATCACATGAGTAGAACTGCGAAAGTTAATGAAAAGTGAACCCCTGGTTACAAGACCCAACCAAGCCcctgaccaaaataaaagttaaactAAAGGCAATGAAAGTAATGTAGGTTTTGTCAAATTCAAACAAGCTCTTACATTTGGAAAACCTTTTCTTCACCAGGGTCATGGAATATTTTGGCATGATATCCTCCCATGGAATGGCTGATTCTGCTTTCACAGCCCAGTTGTTTTGGCTTGAAGCAGAACCATGGCTCCCCTGTGCGCAGGTCGGTGAAGTCACACACTGGCAGTTTGGTGGGTCGCAGGCAGAAATTACAGTTCATGGTTTCAGAGATGGAATTTAGGCGGAAAACACTTTTAAAGTAAACTCTGTCTGGATTGTCTTTGTTCAGTCTTCTTATTACTGTGACGGCCTCACTGGGATGAAGAAGAGTCACCTGGCagacaaaagaacaaaacagcGTCTTGGACTGTACTTTGACTGTAAACTTGTGTGAACTGCACTTCAACCCTCACCTCGATGGTTGCTTTTCCAGTCCAGAGTAAAGGAAATGTGGCTGTGTAGGAGCCGTTTTCATGGTCGATAACTTGCCCTGCAACACCAGCCTGAAGAACTGAGTTGTGGACTCGGGCAACTAGGACATCTCCTCCAGTCTTCTTTGGTTTGCCCAGGAAGTCCTTCATGGTAATAGTTACTCTCAGTTCATCGCCAACATGCCACTGTTGCCCTCCAGCGCCTCTGTGAAGAGTAAAGCTACTGCCACGGGCGTTGGTGGACTTGTTACCCAGCAGGGGTGGTGTTTGGGGCCAAGCTATTGAGCTGAATATGTTCTGTTCTTCAATAAGTTCTTGTGGGGAGGAGGGTTGGAATTTACAAATGTCACCTTCTACTGTCGGTTTATAGTTATATTGTCCTTGGGATACAAATCCAATATTGTTCTGCTGGTTGGGCTTTGGTGGTGGATGTGAATACTTTTGATCCTAACAaagtaagaaaaaaacagattgtaCACTGAAGGAAGGAATAAAATACATAGTCATTTCAATGGCTTTTGCCCTCCCTGCACAAAGTTAAGATTGTGTCATTAATCACATTAATATGATTCAATATCCGATGTCTGAGTTCAAGACAGAAAAGATTATTCTGGATAAGTTAGCATTGCTGTGAGAGACCATATTAACTCTTCTGATGTGACTCAAATGGAATCCAACAGAATTGTGTTTCAGTAGCAGCAGAACAGCTGGTCAGAGAAAAGAATCTATCAAACGTATACCTATTACATATCACTATGTGGTGTTTAAGAAGGTGGGATGACCATGTTCTTTGAGATTTCTCGTTTGTGTAGTGACAGCTCTCAACAAGATctttaataaaaatgattctTCTTACCTTTGAGGTTTTCCAGAGTTGAAACAGGAGAATTGCATTGAAGAtggaaaacaatattaaaactgCCATTGGTTTTTGAACGCAGGACTTTCCCAaactcttttcttcctccttcatgATCCAGACAATAGCTGGGAGCTGGGCGACAACTGAGGAGGGTACGACCACATGGACTGTCCGTCATTGTGGGGTCTCTCTCCAGCAACGTCAGCCAGCTGATGGACGATATAGCAATGCTCGTCTAGCATCAGTGAGAGAGCGAGGCACGATGCTAGTGCGGAGCCGTGGCTGGCGGCAGATGCGACCCTCGTGCTAGACGGGGTCACGCTCTTAttccatgaaaacatggaggaatgGTTCAGCCGAAAATAATGAGGTAGCCTTCACCAGTAACTTCGTCTGAACAATATCATTTTTCCATCACAACTAgaaacatttgagtttgacaccGTAAGACGaatatgagacaaaaaaaattctACATTTTGGCTTTGATTTCCAGGTGTTTACATCTGGATCTGATACATAACTTAGATGATAACATTATTTGTAAAGGAACActccatttttttgttataaAAAATACtggaaataaaatctgaaatgttGATCTCTTGCCTCATATTAATCTTTTGGAgtccacagtaaaaaaaaaaaaaaaaaaaggaatttgctTCATTGTTCCTAACCTTTTGGAGGGGACTATAGTTTCGGACAGTGATGGAGTTGCGTGCACACAGGAGGGAGGAACGGGCCGCTGATGGGATGAGACTAAACCCTGTCCAGGTGAGGAGATGGAGAAAAAGGCAACAGTGTAGTGTGTGACAGAAACATATTCCCCAATACACGTTTATTTAGTCGTAATTGTGAATTTGATCATAAAAAAggagtaatagtagtagtagttaataataataaaaaacaaaaatagtagCAGTAGTCGTAGTTTTGAACAACAAAGTACTCATGTTGGTGCAAGAGCCAAGTGTGGATTACAGTAGTCTACGTCATT
This window contains:
- the LOC128757203 gene encoding NXPE family member 3-like, which codes for MKEEEKSLGKSCVQKPMAVLILFSIFNAILLFQLWKTSKDQKYSHPPPKPNQQNNIGFVSQGQYNYKPTVEGDICKFQPSSPQELIEEQNIFSSIAWPQTPPLLGNKSTNARGSSFTLHRGAGGQQWHVGDELRVTITMKDFLGKPKKTGGDVLVARVHNSVLQAGVAGQVIDHENGSYTATFPLLWTGKATIEVTLLHPSEAVTVIRRLNKDNPDRVYFKSVFRLNSISETMNCNFCLRPTKLPVCDFTDLRTGEPWFCFKPKQLGCESRISHSMGGYHAKIFHDPGEEKVFQIGVNMKVKLRSEGPAFVNVLPQRNASSGSERNRTVENLGHSGYYYRGEWQALDGTRVQHFQKPAAMSKCLQGKKIYMFGDSTVRQWYEYLVEKLPGLVNFDFHNGPMTGPYMATDIANNIFMLYQVHGLPIRIRPISVSKLRVCDLLCCSQEQIAVTLKVAHFKLPVESSSFSLLESTIPFRCSVRWRMSEGGWTVFQRRSGNEVSFDRKWAAYKDGFGSLEENECVSTRRGGWWYSRCGSAELNGDWHELGNHLGWASGLHWDTWKAPYSLKATRMMVKAA